Proteins encoded by one window of Sediminicoccus rosea:
- a CDS encoding Ldh family oxidoreductase, protein MSDTPRLSLAEARALAAAALAAAGANPEMAALTAAALADAEAEGQGGHGLSRVAMYVGFLREGRADGAAVPRVTHARGGAALVDAGNGLAYPALHLAEAEAARRAAEHGVAFIAVTNSHHAGAMALPVRRLARQGLVALAFTNSPYAMPVPGGRRPLLGTNPVAAAFPRRNAAPMVVDLALSEVARGKIMVAAKEGRPIPEGWALDAEGRPTTDAKAALDGAMLAMGGTKGAALALVVEVLCVALGGAAFGFEADSFFAPSPNPPRLGHAILAVDPGALSGNDAFLDRMEALVTAMLGDEGVRLPGARRDGLAARAEAEGIAVPPALLAQLKAMADV, encoded by the coding sequence ATGAGCGACACGCCCCGCCTTTCCCTCGCCGAAGCCCGTGCCCTGGCCGCCGCCGCGCTGGCCGCCGCCGGCGCCAATCCGGAAATGGCGGCGCTGACCGCCGCGGCCCTGGCCGATGCCGAGGCGGAAGGGCAGGGCGGGCACGGCCTCTCGCGCGTCGCCATGTATGTGGGCTTCCTCCGCGAGGGGCGCGCCGATGGCGCGGCCGTGCCACGCGTGACCCATGCGCGGGGCGGCGCGGCGCTGGTGGATGCGGGCAACGGGCTCGCCTATCCCGCGCTGCACCTGGCGGAGGCCGAGGCGGCGCGGCGCGCGGCCGAGCACGGCGTCGCCTTCATCGCTGTCACCAACAGCCACCATGCGGGCGCCATGGCCCTGCCGGTCCGGCGCCTCGCCCGCCAGGGGCTGGTGGCGCTGGCCTTCACCAATTCGCCCTATGCCATGCCGGTGCCGGGCGGCAGGCGCCCGCTGCTGGGCACCAACCCGGTCGCCGCCGCCTTCCCGCGCCGGAATGCGGCGCCGATGGTGGTGGACCTCGCCCTCTCGGAAGTCGCGCGCGGCAAGATCATGGTCGCCGCCAAGGAAGGCCGGCCCATCCCGGAGGGCTGGGCGCTCGATGCCGAAGGCCGCCCCACCACCGACGCCAAGGCCGCGCTGGACGGCGCCATGCTCGCCATGGGCGGCACCAAGGGCGCGGCGCTCGCGCTCGTGGTCGAGGTGCTGTGCGTGGCGCTGGGGGGCGCCGCCTTCGGCTTCGAGGCGGACAGCTTCTTCGCCCCCTCGCCCAACCCGCCGCGGCTCGGGCATGCCATCCTGGCGGTGGACCCGGGCGCGCTGTCCGGCAACGACGCCTTCCTGGACCGCATGGAAGCCCTGGTCACCGCCATGCTGGGCGATGAGGGCGTCCGCCTGCCCGGCGCGCGGCGGGATGGGCTTGCCGCCCGCGCGGAGGCCGAGGGCATCGCCGTGCCCCCGGCCCTGCTGGCGCAGCTCAAGGCCATGGCGGATGTCTGA